One window of the Candoia aspera isolate rCanAsp1 chromosome 16, rCanAsp1.hap2, whole genome shotgun sequence genome contains the following:
- the TTF1 gene encoding transcription termination factor 1: MNRKSALLAEDAQQSGFAKKKKSRKRSREQLEQPAVLWEPSDQPPLSCQDTEDSEAGRKKSKKKKKTRTETSDSQVAYSWATAESELNCETEISNSVPKKKKKKKHRLNKHGSDDELCSQPTPKKPSKVCQKEDVENGGGVYDNMSSHKKKKKKKKRMEDVCVPVGPVEETTEATSSNREDQMELSDTVDSQMGLFASSPLSLSEMLQVQEEEDAQEGNRSPTFDDSDVTDVDLVMEGTSAGDHEEMQPGSPPELPTLEVNTRLDQSPTSAPAGSRHPSSSEHSPSEAHSPDEDESLELSLMDTEQLEAVTKELEEFIPHVRTLSDLAIKRLAKRDLARFRDFKRKGVPVKFGVFSKAENDLLKKNVEAFLEESGIETAEQLLFTHRFPEDQAEIKKLKCQYLFCESIAQGIPRPWRLVYYRARKMFDPQNYNGRYSKKEKKQLHKYHAMYGNNWKIISENMNRSPHSIALKYTQMIEDPNFGPWSKEETRRLVQTLKDMLRTKVTGLDSALEKGNANEAVILLRENLYKDISWMKVAAKVETRSWRQCKRKWTSIITKKMVGKARFHGLNNLQFKVDLIERLYEQNVADTNEIDWERIANAIGNAPPDYVQGRYYRLKTTHVPFWNEKSFPEVIDYLFEVTLPSLKETVEQLSKKQRSRNKDRNWKKSFQFNDIFRDELEDEESEDDSDEEVGEASHVDG; the protein is encoded by the exons ATGAACAGAAAGAGTGCATTGCTTGCAGAGGATGCTCAGCAGTCTGgctttgcaaagaaaaagaagtcaaGGAAGCGAAGTCGAGAGCAACTCGAGCAGCCAGCTGTGCTTTGGGAACCTTCCGACCAGCCACCCCTTTCTTGCCAGGATACAGAAGACAGTGAGGCTGGCCGAAAAAaatctaagaagaagaagaaaaccaggaCAGAAACATCTGACTCCCAAGTGGCTTATTCCTGGGCCACAGCGGAGAGTGAGCTGAATTGTGAGACTGAAATTAGTAATTCTgtgcccaagaagaagaaaaagaagaaacacagaCTTAATAAACACGGTAGTGATGATGAGCTCTGCAGCCAACCCACTCCAAAAAAGCCCAGTAAAGTATGCCAGAAAGAGGACGTGGAAAATGGGGGTGGTGTTTACGATAATATGTCATCtcataagaagaagaaaaagaaaaagaaacgaaTGGAGGATGTCTGTGTCCCTGTTGGGCCCGTGGAAGAGACGACCGAGGCCACAAGTTCAAACAGAGAAGATCAGATGGAGCTCAGCGATACAGTAGACTCACAGATGGGTCTCTTTGCATCTTCCCCTCTGTCCTTGTCAGAGATGCTACAagtgcaggaggaagaagatgctCAAGAGGGGAACCGCTCTCCCACTTTTGATGATTCAGATGTCACCGATGTGGACCTGGTGATGGAAGGAACATCAGCTGGAGACCATGAAGAGATGCAACCTGGATCACCACCAGAATTGCCCACCTTGGAAGTTAACACCAG ACTGGATCAGTCCCCAACATCTGCCCCTGCGGGTTCGAGACACCCATCTTCCAGTGAGCATTCCCCTTCGGAAGCACATTCCCCAGATGAAGATGAGTCCCTGGAATTGTCTCTCATGGATACAGAACAACTGGAGGCTGTCACCAAGGAATTAGAGGAATTCATCCCTCACGTGAGGACTCTGTCGGATTTAGCGATCAAGCGGCTGGCTAAACGAGATCTGGCCAGGTTTAGGGATTTTAAGAGAAAAG GTGTTCCTGTGAAGTTCGGTGTGTTCTCCAAAGCAGAAAatgacttattaaaaaaaaacgttGAGGCTTTCTTAGAAGAAAGCGGGATTGAGACGGCTGAACAGCTCCTGTTCACCCACAGATTTCCAGAAGACCAAGCCGAAATCAAGAAACTGAAATGCCAATACTTATTTTGTGAAAGCATTG CTCAGGGTATTCCCCGGCCCTGGAGACTTGTATATTATCGGGCTAGGAAAATGTTTGATCCTCAGAATTACAATGGACG GTATtcgaagaaagaaaagaaacagctgcATAAGTATCACGCCATGTATGGAAACAACTGGAAAATAATTTCCGAAAATATGAATCGAAGCCCTCACTCAATCGCCTTGAAATATACGCAGATGATAGAGG ACCCCAATTTTGGTCCTTGGAGTAAAGAAGAGACTCGGAGACTCGTTCAAACCCTCAAGGATATGCTGAGAACGAAAGTGACAGGGTTGGATTCTGCTTTGGAGAAGGGGAACGCTAATGAGGCAGTCATCCTTCTGCGAGAAAATCTCTACAAGGATATCAGCTGGATGAAGGTGGCGGCCAAAGTGGAGACCAGGAGCTGGAGACAGTGTAAAAGGAAGTG gactTCAATCATAACAAAGAAAATGGTGGGAAAAGCGCGTTTCCACGGATTGAACAACTTGCAGTTTAAGGTTGACCTCATTGAAAG ATTGTACGAGCAGAACGTTGCGGACACCAATGAAATCGACTGGGAGCGCATTGCTAACGCTATCGG AAACGCTCCTCCAGATTACGTCCAAGGCAGATATTACAGACTCAAGACAACGCACGTTCCTTTTTGGAATGAAAAAAGTTTTCCAG aggTTATCGACTACCTTTTTGAAGTGACGCTGCCCTCGTTGAAGGAAACCGTGGAGCAACTGTCCAAAAAACAGAGAAGCAGGAACAAGGACAGGAACTGGAAAAAGTCCTTCCAGTTCAACGACATCTTCCGGGACGAGCTGGAGGATGAGGAATCCGAAGACGACAGCGACGAAGAGGTTGGAGAAGCCAGTCACGTTGATGGCTGA